In Candidatus Nitronauta litoralis, one DNA window encodes the following:
- a CDS encoding antibiotic biosynthesis monooxygenase: MTQQLLKFEMPYYIAVFTAVRTDNNEGYDETAQHLMGLAQKIDGFLGVEFAGSPEFSISLVYWKTLEALEQWKNDPVHMEAKEKGKSTYYSTHQVHICKVEDSYGK, encoded by the coding sequence ATGACTCAGCAGTTATTGAAATTTGAAATGCCGTATTACATTGCTGTGTTCACCGCTGTCCGAACGGACAACAACGAAGGCTACGATGAAACCGCACAGCACCTGATGGGACTCGCACAGAAGATCGATGGGTTTTTAGGAGTGGAGTTTGCCGGGAGCCCGGAATTCAGTATTTCTCTGGTTTACTGGAAAACTCTGGAAGCGTTGGAGCAGTGGAAGAATGATCCTGTTCACATGGAAGCAAAAGAAAAAGGAAAATCGACTTACTACTCAACCCACCAGGTCCACATCTGCAAAGTGGAAGATAGCTATGGGAAGTGA
- a CDS encoding GAF domain-containing protein, giving the protein MNVAEEAHFTSMENQIELRGLGQTLAEGSDFLTGEIRRYVQFGDPVHLKNFWNEVRVTRSRDKAVERLKKLNVLPEELAIIKKAKSFSDNLINTEEAAMDAVKKNDFEQARKLVFGKYYEDQKRLIMGNIKKFQRKTNARAEEISNHFREDVSFYMVLTNCLLLVSVTLVLFLVYNIGIKRIINPLRKLSHSMRELAGGNLKIETPVSSRGDEISDIESALRVFRDTAEKRKQVEDELREERAFSELIRVVAMAANKLNGFEEVARISLDMVCKTAGWPVGHVYVVEGSSSKLVSSKIWHVTDNERFAEFRRVTEETVFVPGVGLPGRVFEEKRAMWVADVSKDFNFPRAKLAGEIGVRAGFAFPVMIGDKVVAVAEFFTSHVETLHAELLQAMSSVGIEMGRVFERQQAAETLQDHLNNLEVLIKERTKELVQKNQELTDFASIASHDLSEPLRKVITFGDCLGGRLKGDDEKGWDYLNRMQAAAMRMQELINNLLDYSMVNTQKNLLKEIDFNVIVRQSLLNLESRLSETRGTVQAENLPRIEADPLHMLQLFQNLIANALKYHKKGIAPVVKISSQLDGDDRVNILVSDNGIGFDEKYSQRIFRPFQRLHSRTEFKGTGMGLAICKKIVDRHNGVIEIKSVPNEGSTFVVNLPLSQNKNRSDGAHLDPDETFQDYREK; this is encoded by the coding sequence ATGAACGTGGCGGAAGAAGCCCATTTCACTTCTATGGAAAACCAAATTGAACTTAGAGGGCTGGGGCAAACACTCGCAGAGGGCTCGGACTTTCTGACAGGCGAAATCAGAAGATATGTTCAGTTTGGTGACCCGGTTCATCTGAAAAATTTCTGGAATGAAGTCAGGGTAACCCGTTCAAGAGATAAAGCAGTGGAGCGGTTGAAGAAGCTGAACGTTCTTCCCGAAGAACTGGCTATTATCAAAAAGGCAAAAAGTTTTTCGGACAATCTCATAAACACAGAAGAAGCCGCAATGGATGCGGTTAAAAAAAATGATTTTGAACAAGCGAGGAAATTGGTTTTTGGAAAATATTATGAGGACCAAAAGCGCCTTATCATGGGAAATATAAAAAAATTCCAACGCAAGACCAACGCACGTGCTGAGGAAATTTCAAACCATTTTCGGGAGGATGTTTCATTTTATATGGTGCTGACCAACTGTCTTCTGTTGGTGTCTGTAACCCTCGTACTTTTCCTGGTCTATAACATCGGAATCAAGCGTATTATCAATCCACTGCGAAAGCTCAGCCATTCCATGCGTGAGTTGGCTGGAGGAAATCTTAAAATTGAAACACCAGTGTCCAGCCGAGGGGATGAAATTTCAGATATAGAGTCGGCATTGCGAGTGTTTCGCGACACGGCTGAAAAAAGAAAGCAGGTGGAGGATGAACTTCGGGAGGAAAGGGCTTTTTCAGAATTGATTCGGGTAGTCGCCATGGCGGCAAATAAACTGAACGGGTTTGAGGAAGTTGCCAGAATCAGTCTGGATATGGTTTGTAAAACTGCGGGATGGCCTGTGGGGCATGTGTATGTCGTGGAGGGAAGCAGTAGCAAATTGGTGTCCTCGAAAATCTGGCATGTCACTGATAACGAAAGGTTCGCAGAGTTCAGGAGGGTGACCGAAGAAACTGTCTTTGTTCCTGGTGTGGGTTTACCGGGAAGAGTCTTTGAAGAAAAGCGTGCGATGTGGGTTGCTGATGTTTCGAAGGACTTTAATTTCCCCAGGGCTAAACTGGCTGGCGAGATTGGGGTCCGGGCCGGGTTTGCTTTTCCAGTGATGATTGGCGACAAGGTAGTGGCTGTTGCGGAATTTTTTACCTCGCACGTGGAAACATTGCATGCGGAATTATTGCAGGCTATGAGTTCTGTGGGTATTGAAATGGGTCGGGTTTTTGAACGTCAGCAGGCGGCGGAAACCTTGCAGGATCATCTCAACAATCTGGAAGTTCTTATCAAGGAACGCACAAAAGAATTGGTCCAGAAAAATCAGGAATTAACAGACTTTGCCTCAATCGCTTCGCACGATCTTAGCGAACCCCTCCGCAAGGTCATTACGTTTGGAGACTGTTTAGGAGGAAGACTTAAAGGTGATGATGAGAAAGGCTGGGATTATCTCAATCGGATGCAAGCCGCTGCGATGAGAATGCAGGAGCTGATTAATAACCTGCTGGATTATTCAATGGTCAACACACAAAAAAACCTTCTCAAGGAAATAGATTTCAATGTGATCGTCAGACAATCTCTGTTGAACCTTGAAAGTCGCCTGTCTGAAACACGAGGGACCGTGCAGGCAGAGAATCTGCCTCGAATTGAAGCGGACCCACTTCATATGCTTCAACTTTTTCAAAACCTGATAGCAAATGCTCTTAAATACCACAAAAAAGGGATCGCTCCCGTTGTGAAAATCAGCAGCCAACTGGATGGCGATGATAGAGTTAATATCCTGGTCAGCGATAATGGAATCGGTTTTGATGAGAAATATAGCCAACGAATATTTCGTCCATTCCAGAGGCTGCATAGTCGCACGGAGTTTAAAGGAACCGGAATGGGCCTTGCGATATGTAAAAAAATTGTGGATCGGCACAATGGGGTGATCGAGATCAAAAGCGTACCAAATGAAGGATCAACCTTCGTCGTCAATCTACCCCTGAGCCAGAATAAAAATAGGAGTGATGGAGCTCATTTGGATCCGGATGAAACTTTTCAGGATTATCGTGAAAAATGA
- a CDS encoding tetratricopeptide repeat protein, whose translation MTQTANPAGSNEGRKFEKLAYASLQAQKPEEAEEHFQTALKHMQGDGDETGQAYVLGNLGNLFFEQKRFDLAEEYYEKSLLFMKKIQDKRGIESSHGNLGNVYLYRNNLEKARENYQKALRLVEESKNLQGQAMYQENLGTVTLQLKDFHAAKQHFEKARLLSLGEREDVERVNALEDKIKTIETHPEYLELLAQDKQKEIDALGGEDKQGRLAKLQELEEIYFKASNIDKVIEVSGKIAEVLESMEDKASLAICHANLASTLMQHGLGGKPEFLPRAEEEFKNALSVFESQNDKKRKSYILGTLGLLYQNQNKLDEALTSFTQSMELMKELGDRLGEARSYANLGKVVAEKGDRAKAEEHVKKSVELMEGLENRPGMAQQYEAMGDLYLASEDLEKAEEWLSRAMSLFEELKDPKSVNTIQDKLVYIISHPASLKKQEAAIEAELAKPEVEKDPKKKIAILKDLANVHFMASDLDKSRDVLLQLIELYEKTGDQHALGVAHGNLAGIFEQGDKFEEANEQYEKATEVRESLGDDNAVVELYARRGALLLRMVKLDQAEKVMRKSLALNTKNQNQQGLVMDYRNLGNLFLQKTEWVEAEQQYKRALDINTQFGNHKEAAEDLRNICNLYFQKEDWNDAERFCKEALETADGLGDFQNAARDCRTLGAILKNKKDRTQIEDCYKKALEFSRKLKDAKEICIDHRLLGEVYMERGYTEKALEHFTEAFNISSKGNDPVEKAEDLRNLGNFHFQKNNPKEAEKLYKEALKFTLVSGDPISEAKDRTFLGNLYFKSERFDQAQAEFDLAAEKFREQKSILNLVQLHMTVASLYVAESKKDECERELDKAQELAKELGNPEKLVQSIENIRKMAERIDRI comes from the coding sequence ATGACCCAAACCGCCAACCCTGCGGGTAGCAACGAAGGCCGTAAATTTGAAAAGCTGGCTTATGCCAGTTTGCAGGCGCAGAAACCGGAAGAAGCGGAAGAACATTTTCAGACCGCCCTCAAACATATGCAAGGCGATGGCGATGAAACCGGTCAGGCATATGTACTGGGAAATCTGGGGAACCTGTTTTTCGAACAGAAACGTTTCGATCTCGCTGAGGAATATTACGAGAAATCACTGCTATTTATGAAGAAGATTCAGGATAAGCGGGGAATAGAAAGTTCTCACGGAAACCTGGGAAACGTTTATTTGTATCGTAACAATCTGGAGAAAGCTCGAGAAAACTATCAAAAAGCGCTTCGCCTGGTGGAAGAATCAAAAAACCTGCAGGGGCAGGCGATGTATCAGGAGAACCTTGGAACCGTTACTTTGCAATTAAAAGATTTCCACGCTGCCAAGCAGCATTTCGAGAAAGCCCGTTTGCTTTCCCTGGGGGAAAGGGAAGATGTGGAGCGGGTCAATGCGCTCGAAGATAAAATAAAGACTATCGAGACGCATCCCGAATATCTGGAGTTGCTGGCTCAGGATAAGCAAAAAGAAATTGATGCGCTGGGTGGAGAGGACAAACAGGGACGACTGGCTAAACTTCAGGAACTCGAGGAAATTTATTTTAAAGCATCCAATATTGATAAGGTAATTGAGGTTTCCGGGAAAATCGCCGAGGTGCTGGAAAGTATGGAGGATAAGGCGTCGCTTGCTATCTGCCATGCAAACCTGGCTAGTACGTTGATGCAACATGGGTTGGGAGGCAAACCAGAGTTTCTTCCCCGGGCAGAAGAAGAATTTAAAAATGCGTTGTCGGTATTCGAAAGCCAAAATGACAAGAAGAGAAAATCTTATATTCTTGGAACACTGGGTCTCCTCTACCAAAACCAGAACAAGTTGGATGAAGCTCTCACCTCGTTTACGCAATCCATGGAATTGATGAAGGAGCTGGGAGACCGTCTGGGAGAAGCCCGCAGCTATGCCAATCTCGGCAAGGTTGTTGCTGAGAAAGGTGATCGGGCTAAAGCTGAAGAGCATGTGAAAAAATCTGTGGAGTTGATGGAAGGTCTGGAAAACAGGCCGGGAATGGCCCAACAGTATGAGGCGATGGGCGACCTTTATCTTGCTTCTGAAGATCTGGAAAAAGCCGAAGAGTGGCTGAGCCGTGCGATGAGTCTTTTTGAGGAATTGAAGGACCCGAAAAGCGTCAACACGATTCAAGACAAGTTGGTCTACATCATCAGTCACCCTGCCAGCCTTAAAAAACAGGAAGCTGCAATTGAAGCCGAACTCGCCAAGCCGGAAGTCGAGAAGGATCCCAAAAAGAAAATCGCAATATTAAAAGACCTGGCAAATGTTCATTTTATGGCCAGTGATCTGGACAAGTCTCGCGACGTACTTCTCCAGTTGATCGAGTTATATGAAAAAACCGGGGATCAACATGCACTTGGGGTGGCGCACGGCAACCTGGCGGGAATTTTTGAACAGGGCGACAAGTTTGAAGAAGCCAATGAACAGTACGAAAAGGCAACCGAGGTTCGCGAGAGTCTGGGGGATGACAATGCTGTGGTGGAGCTCTATGCCAGGCGCGGGGCTTTACTTCTCAGGATGGTTAAGCTTGATCAGGCTGAAAAGGTCATGCGAAAATCTCTGGCACTCAATACCAAAAACCAGAACCAGCAGGGTCTGGTTATGGACTACCGGAACCTGGGAAATCTGTTTTTGCAAAAAACAGAATGGGTAGAAGCTGAACAACAATATAAAAGAGCTCTCGATATCAACACCCAGTTTGGAAACCATAAAGAAGCCGCGGAAGACCTGCGGAATATCTGCAATCTTTATTTCCAGAAAGAAGACTGGAACGATGCTGAGCGGTTTTGTAAAGAAGCATTGGAAACCGCAGATGGTTTGGGGGATTTCCAAAATGCAGCTCGGGACTGCCGGACTCTGGGGGCTATTCTCAAAAATAAAAAAGATCGCACACAAATTGAAGATTGCTACAAGAAAGCTCTGGAGTTTTCCAGGAAGCTAAAGGATGCAAAAGAAATCTGCATTGACCACCGGCTCCTTGGCGAGGTGTATATGGAGCGGGGTTACACGGAAAAAGCACTGGAGCATTTTACCGAAGCGTTTAACATTTCAAGTAAAGGCAATGACCCTGTAGAAAAAGCTGAAGACCTGCGCAACCTTGGGAATTTCCATTTTCAAAAGAATAACCCCAAGGAAGCTGAAAAACTTTATAAAGAAGCACTCAAGTTCACCCTTGTCTCCGGTGATCCAATCAGTGAAGCGAAGGATCGTACTTTTCTCGGTAACCTTTACTTCAAGAGCGAACGGTTTGACCAGGCACAGGCTGAGTTTGACCTTGCTGCTGAAAAATTTCGGGAACAAAAAAGTATCCTCAATCTTGTTCAGCTTCACATGACGGTGGCCAGTCTCTATGTTGCAGAATCCAAAAAAGATGAATGTGAACGGGAACTGGACAAGGCGCAGGAATTAGCCAAGGAACTCGGCAATCCCGAGAAACTTGTCCAGTCGATCGAAAACATACGAAAAATGGCGGAGCGTATTGACCGGATTTGA
- the secF gene encoding protein translocase subunit SecF, with the protein MEIFKETSKIDFMGKRKLALGISGLLIVISLVSIAFQGGLSYGIDFAGGTLVQLRFKSAPSVDSIRTGLKEIGLGDSTIQEFGSKNEILIRTATSSSELKEVGSRIKDALLKGGSEDDIIVDRVELVGPKVGADLREKALLSIVYAIAGILIYISWRFEFQFAIAAVLALMHDVMITMGVFSILNIEFTLVVVAGFLTLIGYSLNDTIVVFDRIRENTRRQGKETLENMINLSVNQTLSRTLLTSGTTLLVVIALFVLGGEIIHDFSLTLLVGVAVGTYSSIFIASVFLVYWESKRRTKKRA; encoded by the coding sequence ATGGAAATATTTAAAGAGACCAGCAAAATTGATTTTATGGGCAAGCGCAAACTTGCCTTGGGCATTTCCGGCCTGTTGATCGTTATCAGCCTGGTTTCGATTGCTTTCCAAGGAGGCCTCAGTTACGGTATCGATTTCGCTGGTGGGACGCTTGTTCAACTGAGATTTAAATCAGCGCCCTCCGTTGATTCAATCCGTACCGGATTGAAAGAGATTGGTCTTGGTGACTCCACTATCCAGGAATTTGGTTCGAAAAATGAAATTCTGATCCGAACCGCCACATCTTCCAGCGAGCTTAAGGAAGTGGGAAGCCGAATCAAAGACGCGCTCCTTAAAGGCGGGTCCGAAGATGACATTATTGTGGATCGCGTGGAACTCGTTGGCCCTAAAGTAGGAGCTGATTTGAGGGAGAAAGCGCTGCTATCAATTGTCTACGCCATTGCCGGTATCCTGATTTATATTTCCTGGCGTTTTGAGTTTCAGTTTGCGATTGCCGCTGTATTGGCGTTGATGCACGATGTCATGATCACCATGGGTGTATTCTCGATCCTGAACATTGAGTTTACCCTGGTGGTGGTTGCAGGGTTCCTGACACTCATCGGTTATTCCCTGAACGATACCATTGTGGTGTTCGACCGTATCCGTGAGAACACGCGGCGACAGGGCAAGGAAACTCTGGAGAATATGATCAATCTCAGTGTAAACCAGACGCTCAGCCGGACCCTGCTCACTTCCGGCACCACCTTGCTGGTGGTTATCGCTCTGTTTGTTCTTGGAGGGGAAATCATCCATGATTTTTCCCTAACCCTGTTGGTTGGGGTCGCAGTCGGAACCTATTCCTCCATTTTTATCGCGAGTGTTTTTCTGGTGTATTGGGAAAGCAAGCGCCGAACCAAGAAGCGGGCGTGA
- a CDS encoding radical SAM protein: protein MLIFPPEWVPTAPYLALPSLTAVLRQNGIEVVQKDINVEAYDHYFTRDFIEFTAGKIRSRYDQLCALEQTRPLSDEESQLKSHYYEFQFADLDDLIKNSAQAKEILRGPMFYDVVQAEWALNAFRDVTDFISIAYYPASIVFYPGESNLNLYHPWISKELLAAPDDNDVNIYADVCRQLVFPDIEKENPPVIGISIGTPVQLMSGVTFCKLIKQKYPDIKIVVGGNIITRLKEEFPKHKRFFEEVFDYLVYYEGEQALTDLVTALSEGKSVAEVPNLIWFDKDKSEVIRNEQQHTERVMELPVPDFDGLPLEKYFAPELILPYLGTRGCYWGKCTFCDHHAGYIDQFRAKHADKIVEELQELKSKYDCRHFLFTDESFPPALFVKLPPLMVEAKLDIYWTTLIRFEQSLIEPELWDKAAESGCRSLYFGLESANQRIINLVKKDTKIDVAIQNLKEAKRVGIWSHVMGFFGFPSETQEEADDTQRFLIENRKLIPSVEMYFFVLYKHAPVWDMLEETKIKVHENPDHDLALDYYYTPEDGLTIPDAMQRYESFYRDDFDPWALRVNSREHVFLYITHFGTNDLPQIYVKNDPNRQEAPASFA from the coding sequence ATGTTGATATTTCCGCCGGAATGGGTTCCGACAGCACCCTATCTGGCTTTACCCAGTCTGACGGCTGTCCTGCGCCAGAATGGGATCGAGGTGGTGCAAAAGGATATCAATGTAGAAGCTTACGACCACTACTTCACCCGGGATTTTATTGAATTCACAGCAGGCAAAATCCGCAGTCGATACGACCAGCTATGTGCTCTGGAGCAGACCCGTCCCCTCTCCGATGAAGAAAGCCAGCTTAAATCCCACTACTATGAATTCCAGTTTGCTGACCTGGATGACCTTATAAAAAACTCGGCGCAGGCTAAGGAAATACTGCGTGGTCCCATGTTTTATGATGTGGTCCAGGCTGAGTGGGCGTTGAATGCGTTTCGGGATGTCACGGATTTTATCTCCATTGCCTATTACCCCGCTTCCATCGTTTTTTATCCAGGAGAAAGTAACCTGAACCTGTATCATCCCTGGATTTCAAAGGAACTGCTGGCAGCGCCCGATGACAATGATGTCAATATTTATGCAGATGTTTGCCGGCAACTGGTATTCCCAGACATTGAAAAGGAAAATCCGCCAGTGATCGGGATATCCATCGGTACACCAGTTCAACTCATGTCTGGCGTTACATTCTGTAAACTGATCAAACAAAAATACCCGGATATAAAAATAGTGGTGGGTGGCAATATCATCACTCGTTTAAAAGAGGAATTTCCGAAACACAAACGCTTTTTTGAAGAGGTATTCGACTACCTGGTTTATTACGAAGGCGAGCAGGCATTGACCGATTTGGTTACGGCTTTATCCGAAGGGAAGTCGGTTGCAGAGGTTCCCAACCTGATCTGGTTCGATAAGGATAAAAGTGAGGTGATTCGGAACGAGCAACAGCACACAGAGCGGGTCATGGAGCTCCCTGTTCCCGACTTTGACGGCTTGCCGCTTGAGAAATACTTCGCACCAGAGTTGATTCTGCCCTACCTTGGGACCCGGGGTTGCTATTGGGGTAAATGCACCTTCTGCGACCATCATGCCGGATACATAGATCAATTCCGCGCTAAACACGCTGACAAGATTGTTGAGGAACTACAGGAACTAAAATCAAAATATGATTGTCGTCATTTTCTTTTTACGGACGAATCTTTTCCACCGGCCTTGTTTGTCAAACTACCGCCATTGATGGTTGAGGCAAAACTGGATATTTATTGGACGACTCTTATTCGATTTGAACAGTCTCTGATAGAGCCTGAGTTATGGGACAAGGCTGCAGAATCCGGTTGTCGCTCCCTGTATTTTGGACTTGAGTCAGCAAACCAGCGGATCATCAATCTGGTCAAGAAAGATACGAAGATTGATGTTGCGATCCAGAACCTTAAAGAGGCCAAGAGGGTTGGAATCTGGAGTCATGTGATGGGCTTTTTCGGGTTCCCAAGTGAAACCCAGGAAGAGGCGGATGATACACAACGATTCCTGATCGAAAATCGGAAACTGATCCCATCGGTTGAAATGTATTTCTTCGTGTTATACAAACACGCGCCTGTATGGGACATGCTTGAAGAGACCAAAATCAAGGTACACGAAAATCCGGATCACGATCTTGCGCTGGACTATTACTACACACCTGAAGATGGGTTGACGATCCCGGATGCCATGCAGCGTTACGAAAGTTTTTATCGGGATGATTTCGATCCCTGGGCACTTCGGGTAAACTCCCGTGAACATGTGTTTCTGTATATTACCCACTTTGGAACGAACGACCTGCCTCAAATCTACGTTAAGAATGACCCAAACCGTCAGGAAGCACCTGCCTCTTTTGCCTGA
- the aspS gene encoding aspartate--tRNA ligase — protein sequence MIKRTHHCGELSDKNDGQTVSLTGWVQTRRDHGGLIFIDLWDKNGITQVVLNPQIDDLAHQAAHTIRNGFVIGVTGNVRLRPEGMINDKLVTGKIEVYVEALEILNESKTPPFSVWDENEVQEGTRLTYRYLDLRDEKMQRNLNLRYQITRTVRNVLHDKGFTEIETPMLTRSTPEGARDYLVPSRVNPQKFYALPQSPQLFKQILMISGFDRYFQIVKCFRDEDLRQDRQPEFTQIDMELSFVDEETLFPLVEDMIASIYKEALDITVETPFPILKYQDAIDRYGIDKPDLRFDLEIVDLGDVLEGCGFKVFADALSSGGQVRALCAKKSTDTLSRKALDDLTEIAKTYGAKGMAWIKVNEDGLQSPIIKFFEQPMLDAMIKKMGAEVGDTILFSADQPKVVADALAHLRLALGKQLGLIDEKAIKLAWVTEFPLLEYDEEEKRYIAMHHPFTSPLPEDVDKFETDPGGIRARAYDLVLNGNEIGGGSIRIHDQNMQAKMFELLGIGEEEAKGKFGFLLEALQYGAPPHGGIAFGLDRIAMILSGADSIRDVIAFPKTQKATCQMTQAPSDIDQRQMKELKLKFDLS from the coding sequence ATGATCAAGCGTACTCATCATTGCGGCGAATTATCAGATAAAAACGACGGCCAGACGGTCAGCCTGACAGGCTGGGTCCAGACCCGGCGGGACCACGGCGGCCTGATATTCATCGACCTGTGGGATAAAAACGGCATCACCCAGGTTGTTCTCAATCCACAAATTGACGACCTGGCTCATCAGGCAGCCCACACGATCCGCAACGGTTTTGTCATCGGAGTGACAGGGAACGTCCGCCTGCGCCCGGAAGGGATGATTAACGACAAACTGGTCACAGGAAAAATTGAGGTTTACGTTGAAGCTCTGGAAATCCTGAACGAATCCAAAACACCACCGTTTTCTGTCTGGGACGAAAACGAGGTCCAGGAAGGGACGCGCCTCACCTATCGCTATCTTGATTTGCGCGATGAAAAGATGCAGCGCAACCTCAACCTGCGATACCAGATTACCCGCACCGTGCGGAATGTCCTCCACGACAAGGGATTTACGGAAATTGAAACCCCCATGCTGACACGCAGTACTCCAGAAGGTGCGCGCGATTACCTGGTGCCAAGCCGCGTGAATCCACAGAAATTTTACGCCCTGCCCCAGTCGCCCCAATTGTTCAAACAAATCCTGATGATCTCCGGGTTCGACCGCTATTTCCAGATCGTGAAATGTTTTCGAGATGAAGATTTGAGGCAGGACCGGCAACCGGAATTCACCCAGATCGACATGGAGCTATCATTCGTCGATGAAGAAACCCTGTTTCCCCTGGTGGAAGATATGATTGCCTCCATCTACAAGGAAGCGCTGGACATTACCGTGGAAACACCGTTTCCTATCCTGAAATATCAGGACGCCATAGACCGCTATGGCATAGATAAACCAGACCTGCGTTTTGACCTCGAAATTGTAGACCTCGGCGATGTACTGGAAGGTTGCGGATTCAAAGTCTTCGCCGATGCCTTGTCCTCCGGTGGACAGGTGCGCGCCCTTTGCGCAAAGAAAAGTACGGACACCCTGTCGCGCAAGGCACTCGACGACCTCACGGAGATCGCCAAAACTTACGGCGCAAAAGGCATGGCGTGGATCAAGGTAAACGAAGACGGGCTGCAATCACCCATCATCAAATTTTTTGAGCAACCCATGCTCGATGCCATGATCAAAAAAATGGGTGCCGAGGTGGGAGACACCATTTTATTTTCCGCCGATCAACCCAAAGTCGTTGCCGATGCCCTCGCACATTTGCGACTCGCACTCGGTAAACAGCTCGGCCTAATCGACGAGAAAGCTATCAAACTGGCATGGGTCACGGAATTTCCTCTTCTGGAATACGATGAGGAAGAAAAACGTTACATCGCGATGCACCACCCGTTCACTTCTCCTTTGCCGGAAGATGTCGACAAATTTGAAACCGATCCCGGGGGCATCCGCGCCCGTGCTTACGATCTTGTGTTAAATGGTAACGAGATTGGCGGCGGCAGTATTCGTATTCACGACCAGAATATGCAGGCCAAGATGTTTGAACTACTCGGTATTGGAGAAGAAGAGGCCAAGGGCAAGTTCGGGTTCCTGCTGGAAGCCCTGCAATACGGAGCACCGCCTCATGGCGGGATTGCTTTCGGTCTCGACAGGATCGCCATGATTTTATCCGGCGCTGATTCGATCCGCGACGTGATCGCGTTCCCCAAAACGCAGAAAGCCACCTGCCAGATGACCCAGGCCCCATCCGATATCGACCAAAGGCAGATGAAAGAACTTAAGTTGAAATTTGATTTATCTTAG
- a CDS encoding zinc ribbon domain-containing protein: protein MVSEPIPFLANIALVAFVDGSISSSELGQIEAIRKELKIKKSDFNSALKLVEQNNHHLMLVGTFADQVKNLELMLRVAYADDDLEPKEASLIVSFCKLINITQVQLNKIKKEVLSNLKECGRLCPKCKISLDASAKFCKECGLEFAEPVIEKNIEFDIPKSGLAIEFADSSAASFQNALKIAKSLNGFKSCLKNKKNWYLASYKSGDLNESLELVEALSGIRNKNVYVDGKKEVWNEVFGFSWCATQRATAYRPDEYCFGKEDNRLNPWGCKQARMEWTDWANWFEFGSWEKKGISKKKNYWKFDKEKIGHELRSNLFRFRFCPHISYEILEESIRQLPEIIEPEAENDWDYNRDYEQTPGAIKIVLKEKEDGYVYTDEYWARGVRPKGLKGLEMLLKKVFLKLGLDKNKVEKLLK, encoded by the coding sequence ATGGTTTCGGAGCCAATACCATTTTTGGCGAATATAGCATTGGTCGCTTTTGTTGATGGTTCAATTTCTTCATCTGAATTAGGGCAAATTGAAGCGATTCGTAAAGAATTGAAAATCAAGAAGAGTGATTTTAATTCCGCTTTAAAATTAGTTGAACAAAATAACCATCATCTGATGTTGGTCGGTACGTTTGCGGATCAGGTAAAGAATCTAGAGCTTATGTTGCGAGTCGCTTATGCTGATGATGATTTAGAGCCCAAAGAAGCCAGTTTAATAGTTTCCTTTTGTAAGCTAATTAATATTACCCAAGTGCAGCTAAACAAAATAAAAAAAGAGGTTCTTTCAAACTTAAAAGAATGTGGAAGGCTATGCCCCAAATGCAAGATATCTTTGGATGCGTCAGCCAAGTTTTGTAAAGAATGTGGCTTGGAATTTGCTGAGCCTGTCATTGAAAAAAATATAGAATTTGATATTCCTAAGTCAGGATTAGCAATAGAATTTGCCGATTCGTCAGCAGCATCTTTTCAGAACGCATTAAAAATCGCTAAGAGTCTAAATGGTTTTAAAAGTTGTTTGAAAAATAAAAAAAATTGGTATTTGGCGAGTTATAAATCAGGGGATTTAAATGAATCACTAGAATTAGTAGAAGCATTAAGTGGGATTCGAAACAAGAATGTTTACGTTGATGGAAAGAAAGAAGTATGGAATGAGGTGTTTGGGTTTTCTTGGTGTGCAACCCAGCGTGCAACTGCTTACAGACCGGATGAATATTGTTTCGGCAAAGAAGATAATCGGTTAAACCCTTGGGGTTGCAAGCAAGCAAGAATGGAATGGACTGATTGGGCAAACTGGTTTGAATTCGGTAGTTGGGAAAAGAAAGGTATTAGCAAAAAGAAAAACTATTGGAAATTTGATAAAGAAAAAATCGGTCATGAACTAAGATCAAACTTGTTCCGATTTCGATTTTGTCCACATATTTCATATGAAATTTTGGAGGAGTCCATAAGACAATTACCTGAAATAATTGAGCCCGAGGCTGAAAATGATTGGGATTATAATCGTGACTATGAGCAAACCCCGGGTGCAATAAAGATTGTATTAAAAGAAAAGGAAGATGGCTATGTATACACGGATGAGTACTGGGCTAGAGGGGTCCGCCCTAAGGGCTTAAAAGGGCTGGAGATGTTGTTGAAAAAAGTATTTCTTAAGCTAGGACTAGATAAAAATAAGGTGGAAAAATTATTAAAATGA